The window TTCACTTCGATCATTTTGTACCGATCTTACCTTTACATTTGACATTATCTAATCAACCTCGCATATTACTAATTTTGTGACTaacactaaataaaatttatttaaaaatttaatttaaaaataactaatattccaccaaaataaatttgaacatACTAATATTGTTATCTAATTTTAAGAATTATCTAATTGATCTCTCATTATAGATATTCCTTCgaataatttttacaaatacTTCTGATTTTCCAATTAACCACAAGTTCACACATGCATTTGTCATCTTATTCTTACTTTTGACATTCTCTATCAACCACAAATTCACACATATTTATGTAAGAACTCACATATATCATCATATCCCTATTTATAATCTTTCCAATGACCACAATCATCATTTGTATTTATGTAGTGATTCAAATATGTCATCACATCAAGTATACATCCATCCATTCTTAATATGAATAATCATTCTCCCAATCTTTTAATTTTGCAATTCACATCAATATGCACAATTACTTTCAATTTAATATCTATAAATTCGCATCATCACTTGACACTCAAACTCTGATCTAAAACACTTAACTACTAGACCACGTGTGAttgttgaattaaaattaaaattgtttatatatatatatttaatcattgttaattattaatatataatgaataaacaaaattaattaattgtataaataacatatatatatttttttgaacttATCATTTGTTAGAGACTAAATAGTAACGTTTTAATTATGaagcaatttttttattatttattacctAGTTTGTGAATACTCAAAGTTatgaggattttttttttttccgtttacCACTACGTAAGATTTTCGATGTTATAACTTTTGcaagatataattatttaaaagttatatataaatgtaagtaAGTAGCATTAATAAAAGAGGTAAGAGTACTGGCATGGCTAGTCTCTCTGATGCGTTCAATCTCGTTGACATCTGATATCATGAGAGAGGAAAAAGCGAGGCTTTTGAGAAGAGAATACAAAACAATTcaccaaatatttattaattaacagcTCATGAAATGCAAttgttttcaataaataaatgatgatatattatatatgtagtAGGAGTAGGTCACGTGAGAAAGACAGACAAAACAGACAACGACGAGGAAAATAACTATATAAGGCCCagaaatgtaattaattaataatttatatattcaagaaaagaatgatgaagaatatGGCTATACCTACCTACCTATGATCATGATGCTCGTATATGGCTTTGTGCTTTGCCTTCacaatattcaatattttttattattttaatttcatttaattatgcCCATCTAAGAAAATGCTAAATAAGATTAGTacgagaaaaaaaaataatgatacttaattattttaaagagaggataattattttgtttgataagaagacttaaatgatattgaattattaatacatataaataaaataaaaaataataatttaaaatggatggtattttaatattttaattaataaaatgagtaatatgattgttaataaattatttattaaaaaataaattttatttagattattttaaaaacccaaaagagaAAAGGGCtcagttttaaataaaaattcttgaaataaatttaaaaccaaagatcaaacaagtttttaaatgatttaacgTGGAtcgttaaatttaatttatttaaataattaatggagTTTATTGAAATAATGAATAGGTCAAGGAGAGATGCAACTCTATCTcctatttgaatttaattagaattaattcttctaaaaaaaaataaccacAGAATGTTTGGTTCATAAAACACTCCTAGTACAagccaattttttaaaaataaaattcacttattatatatataaatgtatatatatatatatttcaatcaacaaattttaaataaaatattttataaattttaaatataaaaattattatataagtttaaccaattaaaaatttaaataactttttttaaacaattttttacaGAGTAACTTTTGAGACATCCTCTCCCGTTTTAGATGTGCTCACTAACTAACTGTACAGTCTGTCTGCTTAGTGAAAAACCTGAGATAGTTTGGCGGCCCAGTTTGAGGAAGCATCTTTTATATGGGcctttttgttttacaaatgtATATGGATTTGccaaataaatgttatttgataaaaaaatatttatcatctAAAAAGTTGTTTTGTATTTTgatccaataaaaaaaaatattatatgatccAAAATTTGTATAAAACCTTCttctttcatatattttaattaattaattattttttatctaattcaattacatttgttaaataatgaaaattactTTGATTTTccctttaatttataattacaactatcacaaattataaaaatactgCAATACTTTTgtgatataattatttaatatatctttattaatattatttctaaatataatgtttaacaatttatttgaattattttgtaaaGTACAAGGACTTTATTTAGTGTTTTACATGAATCATAACGGAGCAAAATTCATCGAAGCCTCTTCTAGGGTTTTGTGGGGGAAGAAACATTTGTAAAGACAGAATGGTCAGTTACTTTGGAAACCATTTCTGAATCAATGGAAAACCCTCGTCCTTCCTCCTCAGTTGAACCAGAACCCAAAAAGCTCAAAAtgtccaccaccaccaccgacGAAGACGACGACGACGTATTCCGCAACACTGAAGTCACTGCCGATGGCTCCGTTTCCGAAAGGAAGCAACGATATAAACGCCGCAAAATCGCGATATTCTTCGCCTACTGTGGAGTCGGCTATCAAGGTATGCAAAAGAATCCAGGAGCCAAAACCATTGAAGGCGACCTTGAAGAGGCTCTGTTTTCAGCTGGCGCTGTTCCTGAACAAGACCGTGGAATGCCCAAACGTTACGATTGGGCACGGTCCGCTAGAACCGATAAAGGTGTTAGTGCTGTCGGACAAGTCGTATCGGGACGCTTTTACATTGATCCTCCTGGTTTGATCGATCGACTCAACTCTCTACTCCCTTCACAGTTTCAAATCTTCGGATTCAAGCGGGTTACGGGATCTTTCAATGCGAAGAAGTTCTGCGATCGGAGGAGGTATGTTTATCTTGTACCCGTTTTTGCACTTGATCCGAGTTGCCACAGGGATAGAGAGAGCGTGAAGGCTAGTTTAGGATCCGGGAATGAGTTGGTTAAGTGTTTAGAATGTTCAGATAGAGGACGTAAAGTTATAGGATTGATGGGAAAGCGTACCTTCGAGTTGAGTGGTAACATTTCAACTGAAACTGAAGGCATTTCATTAGACACTGGTGCTGCAGGTCAGGAAATTGAGGGGTTTGTTGAGAAAGAGCACATTAATGAGAATGGCAACAATTCAGATGCATTTGTCTACGGTGAACGAGAGAAGGAGATGTTTAATCGAGTTCTAAAGCGTTATGAAGGAACGCATAACTTCCACAACTTCACAACTAGAATAAAAGCTGAAGATCCAGCAGCCAAACGCTACATCATTTCCTTCGAGGCAAACACTACAGTCAATGTGGAAGGGATTGAATTTGTCAAGTGTGAAGTAGTGGGGCAGAGCTTCATGCTTCACCAGATTCGAAAAATGGTGGGTCTTGCTGTTGCAATCATGAGGGGATGTGCCCCTGAATCTTTAATTGAAACAGCATTCAACCCGTAAGTAGTTTGCTTCTGTCCATTCATTGTTCATATTTTCACaccattgttgttgttgttgttgtttctgCTTGAAGGAGTTATTCTATTTTTGTTCTTCAATTGTAGGAAACTTAGCATTACTGTGCCGACAGCACCTGAGGTTGGGTTATATTTGGACGAGTGTTTCTTTTCATCGTATAACAAGAAATGGAAGGACACCCATGAAGAGGTGTCGATGACTTCTTATGCAGAGGTGGCTCAGGATTTCAAGATGAAGCATATTTACCCTCATATAGCTTTAACTGAGGATAAGGAAGGTGTAGTTGCACTTTGGTTGCATTCACTTAATCGCCGCAATTACCCTGATTTGTACGCTTCAGACTATGTCAGGAATGGCGACGATCCAAAACATGTTGAAACAGCTGCGGCTGATGTTGAAGAATCAACAGCTGTTGTTGAAGCAGCTGCGGCTGATGTTGAAACAGCTGCGGCTGTTGTTGAAGAATCGACGGCTGTTGTTGAAGCAGTTGCGGGCTGATGTAACATAAATAAATCACAGGCAAGAAACTATATTATTCTggttttaatttatgaaatgatTGATTTTCAATAGTTGCAATGAGTTATAGACCATGGCCGAGCTCAAATAGGGTTTTTAGAGCATTTTGGCATCTGTATTTGCCAGACTTGGATTTTCTGGGTATCTTGTTGTTACTAGCTATCTCATTCTTGTTGTGTAATGAACcaatctacaaattaatttatctaacaaaaacaaagaagataattCTCTTATATTGCCagaaacataatttaatttctttacaCCAACTATTTTTGGTTTTGGCAAAATAGAGCATCTCACAAATAAACTTTTGGCCTGAATTTGTATGAGTTATGTAAAAGTTGaggtgttaaaaatattatatttatttaattttaaattaaagagaactagtatctcaaaatcattaaataaagGAAGAATAGATGTCAATAAACCGTGTTCACAAGTGTTAATTTGTTTTGCGTGGTCAATTAATTGCCAAAATCTGGACGCTacctgaagaagaagaagaaagaagctACGGCTCTGGGAGCTCGACAAGAAATGGCGGTTGACTGGTCGGAGCTTCCACCGGAGATGATCTCCGCTATCGCCGATCAACTCAAACTCCACATTGATTATATCCGATTCCGAGCTGTCTGCAAGTCATGGCGACTCTCAACCAAAACCATCCCTATCCATCTCCCTTCCCAGTTACCATGGCTAATGCTCCCTCAAAACGGAGCTTACCAAACCCGTCGCCGCGGATTCTTCTCCATCTCCTCCAACAAACTCCACTTCCTCAACCTTCCTGAAGCCTCCCACCGTCGACGCAGCTGCGGTTCCTCCCATGGCTGGCTCGTCATCCTCGACGAGTCTCCTTCCATCTTCCTTCTAAATCCCCTCACAAGGGAACGAATCAATTTACCGCCTCTTTCAGTCTTCCCAAACGTAGTCGATTTCGATTTCTACCGCGTCGGTCGCGAGTATATCCTACAGTACGCTGCCGGCGGCGATACTTATGCCCGAAGTTTAAAGCACATGCGCGATTATTTCATCAAGAAGGTAATTCTTTCCACTAATCCGTCGAATGATTCTGATTTCATCGCGTTAGCAATTTTGAACCAATCAGGCGATCTTGCGTTCTGTAAGAAAGGCGACCAGTCATGGAGGATTATAGAAAACGCACAATCCTACTGTGAAGATGTTATATATCGCGGCGGCGACGGATTGTTTTATGCGGTGGATAATTTCGGGAAAATTGCTGTTTGTGATCTTCACGGAGATTCGCCTAGGGTTTCATTTATTGAATTGTCGAGGCAGAGACGCGGCGATATGCAGTATTTGGTGGAATCTTCCGGTGAATTGTTGCTTGTTACTCGTTATCTAGACTATTTATTCATCGACAATCAGTTCGGGATGGAGTTCAAAACAGTGGAATTTAAAGTGCACAAGCTTGATATCAGTGGCCCCCCGAAATGGGATAGAGTTGAGAGCTTGGGCAACCTGATGTTGTTCTTGGGCGAGAATTCATCAATGGCATTCTCAGCATCTGATTTCCATGGATGCAAGGGGAACAGCATATACTTCACTGATGATTATTCGGACTTGAGCTTTGATGGTTGTGTAGGGAATCAAGACATTGGAATTTACAACTTCGATGATGATACTCTGGAACAGTTGCCCTGTTATCCCTACAATTCAAACTTCCGGCTAAGGTGGCCTCCTCCCATCTGGATTAGTCCAAATCCATGTTAAGCCAGACAGACAGACAGGTAAGTTCAATCAATCAATCTCAAGTGTGAATTTGTGCCTTTGAGTGATTATGACCATGAATTGGactttgtatttatttatttatttatttagttgtaCTGCTGTAATAAGAAGTTCATGAATCCTGTGAATATTCATGTCAAATGAACTGGTTATGATTGAAGAAAGCTAATAAGGAAGATTGTATGTGTCAACTTAAATAATACACTTTTGTCTGCACTGGTTTTATATTGCCACTTCTTAAaaataccatatatatataggaaacgtGTTTGATAGCCGGTTATTGAACCAAcatagaagaagatgaagatggttAATCAGGTGGCGGCGGGGGGAGGAGCGTTCTGCATGTCCACCACCTTCTTCCACGAATCTCTGGCGGAAACTTCTTCCCACCACCTCCAAACATTCTTCCTGGACGTGAACATCTCTCCCCTGTCCGTTCTCATCAGCAAATACTGCACATTCGGGAGGTGAGAAAGATCTGCCAGTGTAAACTCCTCCCCGGCCAGGAACCGAGTCTCTCCCAGCCTGGTCTCGTAAATGTCCAGCACCTTGGCCAGCTTCTGCTCGTTCTGCTTTATGGCTCCTTGGTCTTGCTCGATCTTCATCATAGGGGCAAAGGCCAGCTGGAAGACGAGAACAGAGCTGGGTGGATTGAAGCTCTGGGCTTCTGCTTCCACCCATTGGTCTATTGAAGCTTTCTCCACTAGGTTCAATCCATAGAGACCCCTGTTTCCTTGATTGGAGAATTTCTCACTTACGTATCGACAAATAGCCCTGGATTCTGAAGTCACttttagattagattagattagatggagaaaaagaaagaatgaGATCAAGAGAGAGTAGTTTGTTTACCAAAGAGAGAGATGGTTTCGTCTTGAAAGGCTGGAACTTGCCCAAAAGGctaattaataaaacaagaTAATTATGAATATgatgaatagaatgatgaagtTGAATAGTTGTTGTTAGAACCTGGATGTTAAGGTAGTCTGTTTTCTTGTGTTCTCCTTTGGCCATATTGACGGGGACGAGGTGAAAGGCGACGTCTTTCTCTAGTAGACAGGCCAGTACACGGGAGACGGCAGTGGAGAGCGGTGGGCCGTACACTTTCACCGGTGGTGCCGCCATCGCCATTGTCAACGAAGAAGATTGTGGTGGTGCTGGTTTCTGCAACTCTTCCTCTCCTTCTTGTTATCCTTTTACTttacttttctttattttttttcttttaattattctcCTTACTTTATTCTTCCACTAGTCCTAGCTAGACATTTTGTATCATGAGTCTCAGGCTATTAATTtttctacaaaaatattttttaaatcatattttattcaaattatttatattttttaaatagttacttgatattatctaataatttattttaataaacaaaattaagattattattattattatacaaagactaaataatataattataatgatgaaAGAGGTCTCACAATAATAGATTTCTCAAGTTATGAATTCACAATAAATATGATACATGATTTTTAGTTGGTTAAACCATATTTTTCAATAGGTATGCTCCATTCTTTtcgttatattttgtttatgttttttttagatcATAAGATTTGATAAATGAGATCTTTTTATTGATCCACCTGTTCTGGTCCTCTCACATATACGATAGGAGTGGTAAAAcggtaataattaaaaaaaaaattatcatataaaactCACAAAACATGTGTGCAGAGGATCTCATTTGAAAGATTTTGGGGCATTTGTTGCCTTCCCTTGGGGCGACACGACACGAGGGAACACCTCTTGAATTATGAAATAATGTGCATAATGTGTGCCACATGTGGTCACTTCCAGGGACGGACCCATGATTTCGAATTAAGGTAggcttaaaaaaattttaaagtggatttaaaatattaacaagaaagttttgaaaaagacaagtatataaaaataaagttttaccatttttttttaatgattagataaaaaagtaatgaattatattaaattttttaagaaattaaatgtaatatcatatttctaccgtaattttttttttctaggtGAGTTTTagcccacccgagcccctacataaATTCGTCCCTAGTCATTTTTAAAGTCCTCCAACGGAGTTTGAGATTATGAATGAGATAGcgcaaataaaaataaaaggagGCAAAATGGAGAAAGCAAGGGTGATCTTGCTTGGCTCGATGACTGCTCATTCGGGGTAGAGTTGAATACTAACTTTGAGGCAACAGTAAACACGTGAATCTTGTCAATAAAGCCTAGGAGTTTTGTTATCaagatatttttttaggtttttcaCTATTTTCCAAGATTTTTTGATAATTCGTTCtccacataaaaaaaatgaacttttataagaaaaaaagaaatacattttaaatatcttGAGGTTAACTTTTGAGTTTGGACTATTGTTCAATGGTTTCTACACCCGTGTTTAGATAATGCAAATAAAGTTTTATTGTCTTTTACTAGAGCAAAACATAGCAAGCAGTAAATTGTTTGTATCGAAGGCTAGTGGATATTTTGGGGACCTAACCAAGCAATCTTTAATGCAATCTGCACATGTGATAAATGGGCCAGAAATGGGACTTATATATAActagttgatatttttttagcaGCATCGCAGTAACCTTATCCggtaaaagtatttattttcCACAATATAATTgagcaaataattaaataatatatattaagcgGATTAAAAATAACATGATCACACTTATTTTAGAATAGTTTCACCACGTCTTCCCTTTACAATTAAACTCTTTTTTGTTGCCTACTTTTTAGTGTAGAACCTAATCTGCAAtacattaacaaaataaaactattataataacaaacttaacaaatatctaaattcttgtaattagattaaaataaaagtgttcAATGTCActccaagaaaatatttttgagttatgtgaattattattgaaattttcTGAATTGAATTGACAAGTCGAGagctatgattaatttgaatatatatatgagagtaaatgaatacttagaTTGTGAGTTCacccgtccataaatttaaaacggttaaaagtaaaataaaaaatgttatatgtatgtttcaaacttgtaacataacaaaaacaagtacgaCAATTTAACCAACTatactaataagactttatattttaaattcaacaccaaaattAATAAACGTGAGACATAttaaccatataagttcaattttttaattaactaataataataataataatgcttaatttcaaagtgtcaggattgtcgggtcgagagttgtggtttaaagtaaatgaatacttgggttggattgtggatTCACTCGCacataaacttatatttataacggttacaaataaaataatttttttatatgtatgtttcaaacttgcaacctaacaaaataagtacaaccccttaagtaattattattgagatgtggtttgttgatggataataaactaataacaattgaaagtggttaaaaaatataaatcaaatttttaattgaccaaaatatgaggtcacgatgttaaattttaaaaaatatgaatcaaatatttgattgatcaaaaagtaaaattataaagtcacgagattatagtttcattaagaaaaaaatatgtgatgagatatgtgagaaaatgagttgttttactgaaatgaataaaatttgaaatgagagtgttttattttagtattttaatatattattcgtaattattaaaaattttaaacattgaatatatattattataatctttttttattaattttattaattatttttatatatttttattcatttatatcgCACGAACATCTTCCTTTCTTATATTAAAGctgatattttaatatcattaattaataataatgttattagagttgaattcaaatgaatttaatgtatttgattatttaaaatcaatttaatgcACACATTTGATcttgtgattttatttattcactaatCTTAATTTAAGTTAGTGCactaatatatttgatttctatttgaattcaaagtgatACTACTAATTCCACTATTATGGGTTTGGATTGAATATCATTTCtattagaatattaaataaattaatttattgaacatatctttcatttgaaatttattgtttgtccatttataactaattaattaactcaaTAGCATTTGGTTACTATTTCCTTTTGTATTTGCTATTAAATATAGTAGCATCTTtttcgtgcatttgcacgagtaataatataaaaaaccgtgaaaaaaatattacggtaaaattttatgggcgggtcaactcaccaTCTGatccaagtatcaatttactctcacatatatccaaattaaccacagttctcgacccggcaattcgaacactttaaaaattaagcattatattatatatatatatatattagttagttaaaaagttgaacttatattgttaaaatgttacgcgtttataaaattttgggttgaatttaaaatataaagtgttattagcctaattagttaaaaggttatacttcttttgttaggttgcaagtttgaaccatacctatagcatttttaattttatttttaaccgttttaagtttatggacgggtcaacccacaatccgacccaagtatcaatttactctcacatatatccaaattaaccacagctctcgacccgacaatccggacactttaaaaattaagcatcattatatatatatatatatatatagattagttagttaaaaagttgaacttatattgttaaaatgtcacgcgtttatcaaattttgggttgaatttaaaatataaagtattattagcctagttgg is drawn from Impatiens glandulifera chromosome 3, dImpGla2.1, whole genome shotgun sequence and contains these coding sequences:
- the LOC124933003 gene encoding tRNA pseudouridine synthase A, which codes for MENPRPSSSVEPEPKKLKMSTTTTDEDDDDVFRNTEVTADGSVSERKQRYKRRKIAIFFAYCGVGYQGMQKNPGAKTIEGDLEEALFSAGAVPEQDRGMPKRYDWARSARTDKGVSAVGQVVSGRFYIDPPGLIDRLNSLLPSQFQIFGFKRVTGSFNAKKFCDRRRYVYLVPVFALDPSCHRDRESVKASLGSGNELVKCLECSDRGRKVIGLMGKRTFELSGNISTETEGISLDTGAAGQEIEGFVEKEHINENGNNSDAFVYGEREKEMFNRVLKRYEGTHNFHNFTTRIKAEDPAAKRYIISFEANTTVNVEGIEFVKCEVVGQSFMLHQIRKMVGLAVAIMRGCAPESLIETAFNPKLSITVPTAPEVGLYLDECFFSSYNKKWKDTHEEVSMTSYAEVAQDFKMKHIYPHIALTEDKEGVVALWLHSLNRRNYPDLYASDYVRNGDDPKHVETAAADVEESTAVVEAAAADVETAAAVVEESTAVVEAVAG
- the LOC124933004 gene encoding F-box protein SKIP23-like, with protein sequence MAVDWSELPPEMISAIADQLKLHIDYIRFRAVCKSWRLSTKTIPIHLPSQLPWLMLPQNGAYQTRRRGFFSISSNKLHFLNLPEASHRRRSCGSSHGWLVILDESPSIFLLNPLTRERINLPPLSVFPNVVDFDFYRVGREYILQYAAGGDTYARSLKHMRDYFIKKVILSTNPSNDSDFIALAILNQSGDLAFCKKGDQSWRIIENAQSYCEDVIYRGGDGLFYAVDNFGKIAVCDLHGDSPRVSFIELSRQRRGDMQYLVESSGELLLVTRYLDYLFIDNQFGMEFKTVEFKVHKLDISGPPKWDRVESLGNLMLFLGENSSMAFSASDFHGCKGNSIYFTDDYSDLSFDGCVGNQDIGIYNFDDDTLEQLPCYPYNSNFRLRWPPPIWISPNPC
- the LOC124933005 gene encoding glutathione S-transferase PARB-like encodes the protein MAMAAPPVKVYGPPLSTAVSRVLACLLEKDVAFHLVPVNMAKGEHKKTDYLNIQPFGQVPAFQDETISLFESRAICRYVSEKFSNQGNRGLYGLNLVEKASIDQWVEAEAQSFNPPSSVLVFQLAFAPMMKIEQDQGAIKQNEQKLAKVLDIYETRLGETRFLAGEEFTLADLSHLPNVQYLLMRTDRGEMFTSRKNVWRWWEEVSARDSWKKVVDMQNAPPPAAT